A single region of the Pelobates fuscus isolate aPelFus1 chromosome 4, aPelFus1.pri, whole genome shotgun sequence genome encodes:
- the LOC134607752 gene encoding cytochrome c oxidase subunit 6C, which translates to MSSTLLAKPQMRGLLGKRLRFHIFGAFAVSLGVVALYKFGVAEPRKRAYADYYKNFDATKEYEAMKQAGVFHCVRPRE; encoded by the exons ATGTCATCAACTCTGCTAGCTAAACCTCAAATGAGAGGCCTTCTGGGTAAACGCCTCCGATTTCACATCTTCGGCGCCTTTGCTGTCTCTCTAGGAGTTGTAGCTTTGTACAAG TTTGGTGTTGCAGAGCCAAGGAAGAGAGCATATGCAGATTATTACAAGAACTTTGATGCCACAAAGGAATACGAAGCTATGAAGCAAGCTGGTGTTTTTCATTGTGTTCGACCAAGagaataa